Proteins encoded within one genomic window of Microbacterium soli:
- a CDS encoding helix-turn-helix domain-containing protein — protein sequence MQESARPRTGVVAAALDLFARQGFEQTSVEQIAKAAGVSRSTFFRQFGGKEDVVFVDHEQMLDDLRAFFEEHHDDPWEAVCAASERVFEHFVRDLELARRRYQIVREVPVLREREIVTVFRYERLFDQYLRDALPGISPLDAVGFSALVTAVHNHVLRQLLRGGRVPVSALRSALDDVRRRYGVLPGGTEAAPDDVVVAVFPRSMPIAEMSRRVQAELS from the coding sequence ATGCAGGAATCCGCCCGCCCCCGCACCGGCGTCGTCGCCGCAGCGCTGGATCTGTTCGCCCGACAGGGCTTCGAGCAGACCTCCGTCGAGCAGATCGCGAAGGCGGCGGGCGTCTCGCGCTCCACGTTCTTCCGCCAGTTCGGCGGCAAGGAGGACGTGGTCTTCGTCGATCACGAGCAGATGCTCGACGATCTCCGGGCGTTCTTCGAGGAGCACCACGACGACCCGTGGGAGGCGGTCTGCGCGGCATCCGAGCGTGTCTTCGAGCACTTCGTGCGCGACCTCGAGCTGGCACGTCGCCGCTACCAGATCGTGCGGGAGGTGCCGGTGCTGCGCGAGCGCGAGATCGTGACGGTGTTCCGCTACGAGCGGCTCTTCGACCAGTACCTGCGCGATGCGCTGCCCGGCATCTCCCCCCTCGACGCGGTGGGCTTCTCGGCGCTGGTCACGGCCGTGCACAATCACGTGCTGCGCCAGCTGCTGCGCGGTGGGCGCGTGCCGGTGTCGGCCCTGCGGTCCGCGCTGGACGACGTGCGCAGACGCTACGGCGTTCTTCCGGGCGGGACGGAGGCCGCACCCGACGACGTCGTGGTGGCCGTCTTCCCGCGCTCGATGCCGATCGCGGAGATGTCACGGCGCGTTCAGGCCGAGCTGTCCTGA
- the sucD gene encoding succinate--CoA ligase subunit alpha — protein sequence MSIYLNKDSKVIVQGITGGEGTKHTALMLKAGTNIVGGVNARKAGTTVTHDKPGEGEVDLPVFGTVAEAIQKTGADVSVAFVPPKFAKDAMIEAIDAEIPLLVVITEGIPVGDSAEAWAYAKSKGNKTRIIGPNCPGIITPGEALAGITPASITGTGPIGLVSKSGTLTYQMMFELKDIGFSTAIGIGGDPVIGTTHIDALAAFEADPDTKAIVMIGEIGGDAEERAADYIKAHVTKPVVGYVAGFTAPEGKTMGHAGAIVSGSAGTAAAKKEALEAAGVKVGKTPSETAELMRAIVAGL from the coding sequence ATGTCGATCTACCTCAACAAGGACTCGAAGGTCATCGTCCAGGGCATCACCGGCGGCGAGGGCACCAAGCACACCGCCCTCATGCTCAAGGCGGGCACGAACATCGTCGGCGGCGTCAACGCCCGCAAGGCCGGCACCACCGTCACCCACGACAAGCCCGGTGAGGGCGAGGTCGACCTGCCGGTGTTCGGCACGGTCGCCGAGGCCATCCAGAAGACCGGGGCCGACGTGTCCGTCGCCTTCGTGCCGCCGAAGTTCGCCAAGGACGCCATGATCGAGGCCATCGACGCCGAGATCCCGCTGCTCGTGGTCATCACCGAGGGCATCCCCGTCGGCGACAGCGCGGAGGCCTGGGCCTATGCGAAGTCCAAGGGCAACAAGACCCGCATCATCGGGCCGAACTGCCCCGGCATCATCACCCCCGGCGAGGCGCTGGCGGGCATCACCCCGGCCAGCATCACCGGCACCGGACCGATCGGCCTGGTCTCCAAGTCGGGCACGCTGACCTACCAGATGATGTTCGAGCTCAAGGACATCGGCTTCTCCACCGCCATCGGCATCGGCGGCGACCCGGTCATCGGCACGACGCACATCGACGCGCTCGCCGCGTTCGAGGCGGACCCCGACACGAAGGCGATCGTCATGATCGGCGAGATCGGCGGCGACGCCGAGGAGCGCGCGGCCGACTACATCAAGGCGCACGTCACCAAGCCCGTCGTCGGCTACGTCGCCGGCTTCACGGCGCCGGAGGGCAAGACCATGGGCCACGCGGGCGCCATCGTCTCCGGCTCCGCCGGCACCGCGGCCGCCAAGAAGGAGGCCCTCGAGGCCGCCGGCGTCAAGGTCGGCAAGACGCCGAGCGAGACCGCGGAGCTCATGCGGGCGATCGTGGCGGGTCTCTGA
- the sucC gene encoding ADP-forming succinate--CoA ligase subunit beta: protein MDLYEYQARDLFEKYEVPVLAGIVADTPEEVKAAAERLGGVVVVKAQVKTGGRGKAGGVKVAKNPDEAYEAARAILGLDIKGHVVKRVMVAAGARIAKEFYFSVLLDRANRSYLSLCSVEGGMEIEQLAVEKPEALARVEVDPLVGINKTKAIEIAKAAEFPDELVSKVADVFVKLYSVYKGEDATLVEVNPLVLTEEGDIIALDGKVSLDDNGSEVRHPEHEELEDKAAADPLEAKAKASGLNYVKLDGQVGVIGNGAGLVMSTLDVVAYAGERHGGVKPANFLDIGGGANAQVMANGLDVILGDPQVKSVFVNVFGGITSCVAVAEGIVKALEILGDSATKPLVVRLDGNQVEEGRAILAAANHPLVTSAAGMDEGADKAAELANA from the coding sequence GTGGATCTCTACGAGTACCAGGCACGAGACCTTTTCGAGAAGTACGAAGTGCCGGTTCTCGCCGGCATCGTCGCCGACACCCCCGAGGAGGTGAAGGCAGCGGCGGAGAGGCTCGGCGGTGTCGTCGTCGTCAAGGCGCAGGTCAAGACGGGAGGCCGTGGCAAGGCCGGCGGCGTCAAGGTCGCCAAGAACCCCGACGAGGCGTATGAGGCCGCCCGGGCCATCCTGGGACTGGACATCAAGGGACACGTCGTCAAGCGGGTCATGGTCGCCGCCGGTGCGCGCATCGCGAAGGAGTTCTACTTCTCCGTGCTGCTGGACCGTGCCAACCGCTCGTACCTGTCGTTGTGCAGCGTCGAGGGGGGCATGGAGATCGAGCAGCTCGCCGTCGAGAAGCCCGAGGCGCTCGCCCGCGTGGAGGTCGACCCGCTGGTCGGCATCAACAAGACCAAGGCCATCGAGATCGCCAAGGCGGCGGAGTTCCCCGACGAGCTCGTCTCGAAGGTCGCCGACGTGTTCGTCAAGCTGTACTCCGTGTACAAGGGCGAGGACGCCACGCTCGTCGAGGTGAACCCGCTGGTGCTCACCGAGGAGGGCGACATCATCGCCCTGGACGGCAAGGTCTCCCTCGACGACAACGGCTCCGAGGTGCGCCACCCCGAGCATGAGGAGCTGGAGGACAAGGCCGCCGCGGACCCGCTGGAGGCCAAGGCCAAGGCATCCGGTCTGAACTACGTCAAGCTCGACGGCCAGGTCGGCGTCATCGGCAACGGGGCGGGACTGGTCATGTCCACGCTCGACGTGGTCGCCTACGCGGGTGAGAGGCACGGCGGCGTCAAGCCCGCCAACTTCCTCGACATCGGCGGCGGCGCCAACGCGCAGGTCATGGCCAACGGGCTCGACGTCATCCTCGGCGACCCGCAGGTCAAGAGCGTCTTCGTCAACGTCTTCGGCGGGATCACATCCTGCGTGGCCGTCGCGGAGGGCATCGTCAAAGCCCTGGAGATCCTCGGCGACTCCGCCACCAAGCCGCTGGTCGTGCGACTGGACGGCAACCAGGTCGAGGAGGGTCGCGCGATCCTCGCCGCCGCGAACCACCCCCTGGTGACCTCCGCCGCGGGCATGGACGAGGGCGCCGACAAGGCCGCCGAACTGGCGAACGCGTGA
- a CDS encoding SseB family protein, which yields MALFPRRKKHVDPSDDRPEASDEAPSDGVAEAVAQTEPAAAGGEVAADPVPVVSISVQAFRGVGAEAGPAVSLEEQPTASAGQGPQANPRAAAGAPLVPQGETAVPRLPLAPALPPEQTHTVEGLVDNVLLRVALEELSEGATNEQLLGVMRQALQGHLYLRVHGDARAQIAEGKPLSVGVVRDGDRSFMLAYSSGAALQASVQGAEDAAATSAIAQPATAVFQQVVSGEFTGLIIDNSSAPHRVVLPKELLERALAQGDATMSVKTLLAAPRDEGTPVRVAEALAKTRSWVAVNDGANGQPVGIAEARTADGRRFLQLFSHPLEVVVLGRKDKPMPFEPEQLAKVLSDHPEIAGVLVDIAGPSIVIERDDLSAVLVLAVDLGDD from the coding sequence ATGGCCCTCTTCCCCCGCCGCAAGAAGCACGTCGACCCGTCGGATGACCGGCCCGAGGCATCCGACGAGGCTCCGTCGGACGGCGTGGCCGAGGCCGTGGCGCAGACGGAGCCCGCAGCCGCCGGTGGCGAAGTGGCGGCCGATCCGGTGCCCGTCGTCAGCATCTCCGTGCAGGCGTTCCGCGGCGTGGGGGCGGAGGCCGGACCGGCGGTGAGCCTCGAGGAGCAGCCGACCGCATCCGCCGGCCAGGGGCCGCAGGCGAACCCGCGCGCAGCGGCCGGCGCACCGCTCGTCCCGCAGGGCGAGACGGCCGTCCCGCGCCTGCCGCTGGCCCCCGCACTGCCGCCCGAGCAGACCCACACCGTCGAGGGGCTCGTCGACAACGTGCTGCTGCGGGTCGCGCTGGAGGAGCTGTCGGAGGGCGCGACCAACGAGCAGCTCCTGGGCGTCATGCGCCAGGCGCTGCAGGGGCACCTGTACCTGCGCGTGCACGGCGACGCCCGCGCGCAGATCGCGGAGGGCAAACCGCTGTCGGTCGGCGTCGTCCGCGACGGCGACCGCTCCTTCATGCTCGCCTACAGCTCGGGCGCCGCACTTCAGGCATCCGTGCAGGGCGCCGAGGACGCGGCGGCGACGTCGGCCATCGCCCAACCCGCGACCGCCGTGTTCCAGCAGGTCGTCTCCGGCGAGTTCACCGGCCTCATCATCGACAACTCCTCCGCTCCGCATCGCGTCGTGCTCCCGAAGGAGCTGCTCGAGCGCGCGCTCGCCCAGGGCGACGCGACGATGAGCGTGAAGACGCTGCTGGCGGCGCCGCGGGATGAGGGCACCCCCGTCCGCGTCGCCGAGGCGCTCGCGAAGACCCGCAGCTGGGTCGCCGTCAACGACGGCGCCAATGGGCAGCCGGTGGGCATCGCGGAGGCGCGCACCGCCGACGGGCGCCGCTTCCTGCAGCTGTTCTCGCATCCGCTCGAGGTCGTCGTGCTCGGCCGCAAGGACAAGCCGATGCCGTTCGAGCCCGAGCAGCTCGCGAAGGTGCTCAGCGACCACCCCGAGATCGCCGGCGTCCTCGTCGACATCGCCGGACCCTCGATCGTCATCGAGCGCGACGACCTCAGTGCGGTGCTGGTGCTGGCCGTCGACCTCGGCGACGACTGA
- a CDS encoding Bax inhibitor-1/YccA family protein, with product MSNFVFNNPAFQQQDPRKAATYPGAPRGAQGTYAPPPPPAAAQAASFQHAGMDAAAHARLEGMYSAPSAGAIETDRMTVEDTVWKTAGLFGILLVTAVIGWVWTLGGLVPRFGVAEGSLVPWMVGALGGFILAMVVTFTSRKKVRPALIFAYAAFEGLFVGGISAFFETVWPGVVMQATLATVAVVGVTLALFASGRVRASKKMTKIVLIAMVGYLVFQVVNLILMWTGVVNADLTFGLYSMKIAGIPLGLIIGILVVLMAAYSLVMDFDQIQQGVRNGAPRPYGWVGAFGIMVTVVWLYVEILRILAILRGSD from the coding sequence ATGAGCAATTTCGTCTTCAACAACCCGGCTTTCCAGCAGCAGGATCCGCGGAAGGCCGCCACGTACCCCGGAGCGCCTCGAGGCGCCCAGGGCACCTACGCACCGCCGCCCCCGCCCGCGGCCGCGCAGGCCGCGTCGTTCCAGCACGCCGGGATGGACGCCGCCGCGCACGCGCGGCTGGAGGGCATGTACTCCGCACCGTCCGCCGGCGCCATCGAGACCGACCGGATGACGGTCGAGGACACCGTCTGGAAGACCGCCGGGCTGTTCGGCATCCTGCTCGTCACCGCCGTCATCGGCTGGGTGTGGACGCTCGGTGGACTCGTCCCGCGATTCGGCGTGGCGGAGGGTTCGCTCGTACCGTGGATGGTGGGCGCCCTGGGCGGCTTCATCCTCGCCATGGTCGTCACCTTCACGTCGCGCAAGAAGGTGCGCCCTGCGCTCATCTTCGCGTACGCGGCCTTCGAGGGCCTGTTCGTCGGCGGCATCTCGGCGTTCTTCGAGACCGTCTGGCCGGGCGTGGTCATGCAGGCGACGCTCGCGACGGTCGCCGTGGTGGGCGTGACGCTCGCACTGTTCGCCAGCGGCAGGGTCCGCGCGTCCAAGAAGATGACGAAGATCGTCCTCATCGCCATGGTCGGCTACCTGGTGTTCCAGGTGGTCAACCTCATTCTGATGTGGACCGGCGTCGTCAACGCCGACCTCACCTTCGGCCTCTACAGCATGAAGATCGCCGGCATCCCCCTCGGTCTCATCATCGGCATCCTCGTCGTGCTCATGGCCGCGTACTCGCTCGTGATGGACTTCGACCAGATCCAGCAGGGCGTGCGCAACGGCGCTCCCCGCCCCTACGGCTGGGTGGGCGCCTTCGGCATCATGGTCACCGTCGTCTGGCTGTACGTGGAGATCCTGCGGATCCTCGCGATCCTGCGCGGCAGCGACTGA
- a CDS encoding ATP-dependent helicase yields MTDAPLILPDSAGPGSSADDELLAGLNPQQREAVTYRGDALLIVAGAGSGKTSVLTRRIALLLHRREAWPSQILAITFTNKAAGEMRERVAELVGDASRGMWISTFHSACVRILRREAEQFGFTRNFTIYDSGDSRALLKRLVKDHEADAYGFTPSAVQSRISKLKNELLDAEGYARQANMSDPAERKFVEVFTDYQRSLQKANAFDFDDLIGQTVFLFRAFPQVADSYRRRFRHILVDEYQDTNHAQYSLIRELTKPVAGKAPEPYAADGMMIFEPDPTPAPGEDATAASLTVVGDSDQSIYAFRGADIRNITEFERDFPGAKVVLLEQNYRSTQNILSAANAVIGNNFDRKAKNLWSDRGPGDKIVGFTGYSQHDEAQFVADEIEELRRAGYPYSEMAVFYRTNSQSRALEEILIRSAVPYKIMGGTKFYERAEIKDALAYLVAVANPADDMAVRRILNRPRRGIGAVTETAIGAFAEKQGISFRDALRHADGLGVGPKLQAAISRLDAVLAEAADLLTPASGEVPPATSVAEGLKILLEKSGYFEALRASRDPQDEARLENLDEFVAVARDFARNNPDGTIVDFLAEVALVSDADDLDDASGVVSLMTMHTAKGLEYDAVFVTGVEEDLIPHRISAGEPGGPQEERRLFYVGITRARKRLHLSLAMTRAQFGEVSVAMPSRFLQEIPAELIDWRQSPGDVNSRGGMRSRALNARRPGGWGSGSTKDDHFGVRALPQRDRLTPLSTAMDRFPNKVTGKVRDNGDLELAAGDRIRHDDFGEGRVEAVTGEGAKRIAHVQFDTAGRKKLLIKIAPIVKL; encoded by the coding sequence ATGACCGATGCCCCACTCATCCTTCCCGACTCCGCCGGCCCCGGCTCCTCCGCAGATGACGAGCTGCTGGCGGGGCTGAACCCTCAGCAGCGCGAGGCCGTCACGTATCGGGGCGATGCACTGCTGATCGTCGCAGGCGCCGGATCGGGGAAGACGAGCGTGCTCACCCGTCGCATCGCTCTGCTGCTGCACCGCCGCGAGGCGTGGCCCAGTCAGATCCTGGCGATCACCTTCACGAACAAGGCCGCCGGCGAGATGCGCGAGCGCGTGGCCGAGCTGGTGGGGGATGCCTCACGGGGCATGTGGATCTCGACGTTCCACTCGGCGTGCGTGCGGATCCTGCGCCGCGAGGCCGAGCAGTTCGGGTTCACGAGGAACTTCACCATCTACGACTCCGGCGACTCCCGGGCGCTGCTCAAGCGCCTCGTCAAGGACCACGAGGCGGATGCCTACGGCTTCACCCCCAGTGCCGTGCAGTCCCGCATCTCCAAGCTCAAGAACGAGCTGCTCGACGCCGAGGGGTACGCCCGTCAGGCCAACATGTCCGACCCGGCGGAGCGGAAGTTCGTGGAGGTGTTCACCGACTATCAGCGATCGCTGCAGAAGGCCAACGCCTTCGACTTCGACGACCTGATCGGGCAGACGGTGTTCCTGTTCCGCGCGTTCCCGCAGGTCGCCGACTCCTATCGGCGCCGGTTCCGGCACATTCTCGTGGACGAGTACCAGGACACCAACCATGCCCAGTACTCGCTCATCCGGGAGCTCACCAAGCCCGTCGCGGGCAAGGCTCCCGAGCCGTATGCCGCTGACGGCATGATGATCTTCGAGCCCGACCCGACTCCCGCGCCGGGCGAGGACGCCACCGCGGCATCGCTGACCGTGGTGGGCGACTCCGACCAGTCGATCTACGCGTTCCGCGGGGCCGACATCCGCAACATCACCGAGTTCGAGCGCGATTTCCCCGGCGCGAAGGTGGTGCTGCTCGAGCAGAACTACCGTTCGACGCAGAACATCCTCTCCGCCGCGAACGCCGTCATCGGCAACAATTTCGACCGCAAGGCGAAGAACCTGTGGAGCGACCGGGGACCCGGCGACAAGATCGTCGGGTTCACCGGGTACTCGCAGCACGACGAGGCGCAGTTCGTCGCCGACGAGATCGAGGAGCTCCGCCGGGCCGGGTACCCGTACTCGGAGATGGCGGTGTTCTACCGCACCAACTCGCAGTCCCGCGCGCTGGAGGAGATCCTCATCCGCTCGGCCGTTCCGTACAAGATCATGGGCGGCACGAAGTTCTACGAACGGGCGGAGATCAAGGACGCCCTGGCGTACCTCGTCGCGGTCGCCAACCCCGCCGACGACATGGCCGTGCGCCGCATCCTCAACAGGCCCCGCCGCGGCATCGGCGCCGTGACGGAGACGGCGATCGGCGCGTTCGCGGAGAAGCAGGGGATCAGCTTCCGCGACGCACTGCGCCACGCCGACGGACTCGGCGTGGGTCCGAAGCTGCAGGCCGCGATCAGCCGGCTCGACGCGGTGCTCGCCGAGGCCGCGGACCTCCTGACCCCGGCTTCCGGGGAGGTGCCGCCGGCCACCTCGGTCGCCGAGGGGCTGAAGATCCTGCTGGAGAAGAGCGGGTACTTCGAGGCGCTGCGCGCCAGCCGCGACCCGCAGGACGAGGCGCGGCTGGAGAACCTCGACGAGTTCGTCGCCGTTGCTCGCGATTTCGCGCGCAACAACCCCGACGGCACGATCGTCGACTTCCTCGCCGAGGTGGCACTGGTCTCGGATGCCGATGATCTCGACGACGCGTCGGGCGTGGTGTCCCTCATGACGATGCACACCGCGAAGGGCCTGGAGTACGACGCGGTGTTCGTCACCGGCGTTGAGGAGGACCTCATCCCGCATCGCATCTCGGCGGGGGAGCCGGGCGGGCCGCAGGAGGAACGGCGGCTGTTCTACGTGGGGATCACGCGCGCCCGCAAACGCCTGCACCTGTCGCTCGCGATGACCCGTGCGCAGTTCGGCGAGGTGTCGGTGGCGATGCCCAGCCGGTTCCTGCAGGAGATCCCCGCGGAGCTCATCGACTGGCGGCAGTCGCCCGGCGACGTGAACTCCCGAGGGGGGATGCGATCGCGGGCCCTGAACGCGCGACGTCCCGGCGGGTGGGGCTCGGGCTCGACGAAGGACGACCACTTCGGCGTGCGGGCGCTGCCCCAGCGCGACCGCCTCACCCCCCTGTCCACCGCGATGGACCGCTTCCCCAACAAGGTCACGGGCAAGGTGCGCGACAACGGAGACCTCGAACTGGCGGCGGGAGACCGCATCCGCCACGACGACTTCGGGGAGGGGCGCGTCGAGGCCGTCACCGGAGAGGGCGCCAAGCGCATCGCCCACGTGCAGTTCGACACGGCGGGGCGCAAGAAGCTGCTCATCAAGATCGCGCCGATCGTCAAGCTGTAG
- the ligD gene encoding non-homologous end-joining DNA ligase yields MASPRKSVTVTDSDGDRVISLSSPDRVVWPVEDGPGITKAEYAEYVQLVADPFLAANGHRPVSLERFRDGITGAGFFSKNPPKGTPDFVDAVTVTYSSGRRHPQLVLDRTSAIVWAVQMNTVVFHPWASLAADTDRPVELRIDLDPQPGTGLAEAAAAAHALRAVLQEAGLVPFIKTSGSRGLHVFCPIVPEWEFLDVRHAVIAAGRELERRMPDAVTMNWWKEERGERIFIDFNQANRDRTMAGAYSPRARRGAPVSTPIHWEELDEVDPMRFTVRSIPARLDSVGDPWARMQDASGRIDTLLRWWERDAGDGLGELPFPPEFPKMPGEPPRVQPSRRADLH; encoded by the coding sequence ATGGCATCCCCGCGGAAGAGCGTGACGGTGACGGATTCCGACGGCGACCGGGTGATCTCGCTGTCCAGCCCCGACCGTGTCGTCTGGCCCGTCGAGGACGGCCCGGGCATCACGAAGGCCGAGTACGCCGAGTACGTGCAGCTCGTCGCCGATCCGTTCCTCGCCGCCAACGGCCACCGACCGGTGTCGCTGGAGCGCTTCCGCGACGGCATCACGGGCGCGGGGTTCTTCTCGAAGAACCCGCCGAAGGGCACGCCGGACTTCGTCGACGCCGTCACCGTGACCTACAGCAGCGGGCGTCGGCATCCGCAGCTCGTGCTCGATCGGACCAGCGCGATCGTGTGGGCCGTGCAGATGAACACGGTCGTCTTCCATCCCTGGGCATCCCTCGCCGCCGACACGGATCGGCCCGTCGAACTGCGCATCGACCTCGACCCGCAGCCTGGCACCGGCCTGGCCGAGGCCGCCGCCGCAGCCCACGCGCTGCGCGCCGTGCTGCAGGAGGCGGGGCTCGTGCCGTTCATCAAGACCAGCGGCAGTCGCGGCCTGCACGTGTTCTGCCCGATCGTGCCGGAGTGGGAGTTCCTCGACGTGCGGCATGCGGTGATCGCCGCAGGAAGGGAGCTGGAACGGCGGATGCCGGATGCCGTCACCATGAACTGGTGGAAGGAGGAGCGCGGCGAGCGGATCTTCATCGACTTCAACCAGGCCAACCGCGATCGCACCATGGCGGGCGCGTACAGCCCGCGGGCGCGCAGGGGCGCGCCGGTGTCGACACCGATCCACTGGGAGGAGCTCGATGAGGTGGACCCGATGCGGTTCACGGTGCGGAGCATCCCCGCACGGCTCGACTCCGTGGGGGACCCCTGGGCGCGGATGCAGGATGCGTCGGGCCGCATCGACACGCTGCTGCGGTGGTGGGAGCGCGACGCGGGCGACGGGCTCGGAGAGCTGCCCTTCCCGCCCGAGTTCCCCAAGATGCCCGGTGAGCCGCCGCGCGTCCAGCCCAGCCGCCGCGCCGACCTGCACTGA
- a CDS encoding NCS2 family permease, whose amino-acid sequence MTTAPAQPDARTEPRGALDRFFEITKRGSSFAAEIRGGVVTFVTMAYIVILNPIILSSTTDVDGSQLNFLQLSAVTGLTAAIMTILFGLIAKLPFGFAAGLGINAFLAFSVVGEVTWPEAMGLVVINGLIIVVLSATGLRRMIFDAVPLQLKIAITVGIGLFIAFIGFVNAGFVTAAASPPVALGVGGSVATVPTLVFVLTLLLTGILVARKVKGGILIGLVSGTVLAVIIEAVWHVGAKGDDNAGGWGLSVPTLPEQLISLPDLSLVGQVDLFGAFGRIGALAALMLVFTLVFTNFFDAMGTMTGLAKEAGLADEKGDFPRLKSALIIEGVGAVVGGATSGSSNTVFIESGAGIGEGARTGFANVVTGVLFLVAMFFTPLVSIVPTEVAAAALVIVGALMMSQIRFIDLTDFSALFGVFLTVAVMPMTYSIANGIGAGFIGWVAARAFSGKAREISPLLWIVTAGFVIFFARGPIEALIG is encoded by the coding sequence ATGACAACTGCCCCTGCGCAACCCGATGCCCGCACCGAGCCGCGTGGCGCGCTCGACCGATTCTTCGAGATCACGAAACGGGGGTCCAGCTTCGCCGCGGAGATCCGCGGCGGCGTGGTCACGTTCGTGACGATGGCGTACATCGTCATCCTCAACCCGATCATCCTCTCGTCCACGACCGACGTCGACGGCTCCCAGCTGAACTTCCTCCAGCTCAGCGCCGTCACCGGCCTCACCGCCGCGATCATGACCATCCTGTTCGGGCTGATCGCCAAGCTGCCGTTCGGCTTCGCCGCAGGCCTGGGCATCAACGCGTTCCTCGCCTTCTCCGTGGTCGGCGAGGTCACCTGGCCCGAGGCGATGGGACTGGTGGTCATCAACGGACTCATCATCGTCGTGCTCAGCGCTACGGGCCTGCGGCGCATGATCTTCGACGCGGTGCCGCTGCAGCTGAAGATCGCCATCACCGTCGGCATCGGCCTGTTCATCGCCTTCATCGGCTTCGTGAACGCCGGATTCGTGACGGCCGCGGCGTCCCCGCCGGTGGCCCTGGGCGTGGGCGGCTCGGTCGCCACCGTGCCGACCCTCGTCTTCGTCCTCACCCTGCTGCTGACCGGCATCCTGGTCGCGCGCAAGGTCAAGGGCGGCATCCTGATCGGCCTCGTCTCGGGAACGGTGCTGGCCGTGATCATCGAGGCCGTCTGGCACGTCGGCGCGAAGGGCGACGACAACGCCGGCGGCTGGGGGCTCTCGGTCCCGACCCTGCCGGAGCAGCTCATCAGCCTCCCCGATCTCTCCCTGGTGGGCCAGGTCGACCTGTTCGGCGCCTTCGGCCGGATCGGCGCGCTGGCGGCCCTCATGCTGGTGTTCACCCTGGTCTTCACGAACTTCTTCGACGCCATGGGCACCATGACCGGCCTCGCCAAGGAGGCGGGCCTCGCCGACGAGAAGGGCGACTTCCCGCGCCTGAAGTCGGCGCTGATCATCGAGGGCGTCGGCGCCGTCGTGGGCGGGGCGACCTCGGGCTCGTCCAACACCGTGTTCATCGAGTCGGGCGCAGGCATCGGCGAGGGCGCCCGCACGGGCTTCGCGAACGTCGTCACGGGCGTGCTGTTCCTCGTCGCGATGTTCTTCACACCGCTCGTGTCGATCGTGCCCACCGAGGTCGCCGCAGCGGCCCTGGTGATCGTCGGCGCGCTGATGATGAGTCAGATCCGGTTCATCGACCTGACGGACTTCTCCGCTCTGTTCGGGGTCTTCCTCACGGTCGCGGTCATGCCCATGACATACTCGATCGCCAACGGGATCGGCGCGGGGTTCATCGGCTGGGTGGCCGCACGGGCGTTCTCCGGCAAGGCCCGCGAGATCAGCCCGCTGCTGTGGATCGTCACCGCCGGGTTCGTGATCTTCTTCGCCCGCGGCCCCATCGAGGCGCTGATCGGCTGA
- a CDS encoding glycerophosphodiester phosphodiesterase family protein has protein sequence MPRKTPLIIGHRGAPGYRPEHSRSSYELAFAMGVDAVEPDVVATKDGVLVIRHENEISGTTDVARHPEFADRRTTKRIDGQPLTGWFTEDFTWDELASLRTRERLPGIRASSASFDGLQPILRLPDLLAMIRRASVEHGREIGMVLEVKHATHFQQIDLDLVPLIERDLRAGGWAEGELPLIVESFEQSVLARLRDTGIAASFVFLIEASGRPFDLVSQQGRAARDYAWFVTPEGLDGLRGEVDGVSVDKAMLLRPGSTIVPDAHARGLRVFTWTCRPENRFLSAPFRMGRAKAAFGDYEAEWRVLADAGVDGVFVDHPDLGVALFRG, from the coding sequence GTGCCCAGGAAAACCCCGCTGATCATCGGACACCGCGGTGCGCCCGGATATCGGCCCGAGCACAGCCGATCGTCCTACGAGCTGGCCTTCGCCATGGGGGTCGACGCGGTCGAGCCGGATGTGGTCGCCACGAAGGACGGCGTGCTGGTGATCCGGCACGAGAACGAGATCTCCGGCACGACCGATGTCGCACGGCATCCGGAGTTCGCCGATCGCCGCACCACGAAGCGCATCGACGGCCAGCCGCTGACCGGGTGGTTCACCGAGGACTTCACCTGGGACGAGCTCGCCTCGTTGCGCACGCGCGAACGGCTCCCCGGCATCCGCGCCTCCAGCGCCAGCTTCGACGGGCTGCAGCCGATCCTCCGCCTCCCCGACCTCCTGGCGATGATCCGGCGCGCGTCCGTCGAGCACGGGCGCGAGATCGGCATGGTCCTGGAGGTCAAGCACGCCACCCACTTCCAGCAGATCGATCTCGACCTCGTGCCGCTCATCGAGCGGGATCTGCGGGCCGGCGGGTGGGCGGAGGGCGAGCTGCCGCTGATCGTGGAATCGTTCGAGCAGAGCGTGCTGGCACGGCTGAGGGACACCGGCATCGCGGCATCCTTCGTCTTCCTCATCGAAGCGTCCGGACGGCCCTTCGATCTCGTCTCGCAGCAGGGTCGTGCGGCGCGGGACTACGCCTGGTTCGTCACGCCCGAGGGGCTGGACGGCCTTCGCGGCGAGGTGGACGGCGTCAGCGTCGACAAGGCGATGCTGCTGAGGCCCGGCAGCACGATCGTCCCGGATGCGCACGCCCGCGGCCTGCGGGTGTTCACCTGGACCTGCCGTCCGGAGAACCGGTTCCTGTCCGCGCCGTTCCGGATGGGGCGCGCGAAGGCGGCGTTCGGCGACTACGAGGCGGAGTGGCGGGTGCTGGCGGATGCCGGGGTGGACGGCGTCTTCGTCGACCATCCCGACCTCGGCGTGGCGCTGTTCCGGGGCTGA